The Halobacillus amylolyticus nucleotide sequence CAGCAAATCGGCAGGGGCTGTTACAAATACCGTACCTACCAACACAAGTAAAAGAATCGAAAAAGCATTAACAACGTGCTTCATCACTTTTCCAAGAAACTTACCAGCTAACTCAGGTAAGTGAGCACCACGATTTCGAATTGAGATCATACCTGTTAAATAATCATGAACGGCTCCGGCAAAAATCGCCCCGAACACAATCCATAGAAATGCAACTGGACCATATAGAGCACCTAAGATTGGGCCAAAAATCGGGCCTACACCGGCAATATTCAACAACTGGATGAGGGAATTTTTCTTCCCTGACATTGGCAGATAATCTACCCCATCACTGTGTGTAAAAGCAGGGGTTTGTCGGTCCGTATTCACTCCGAAAACCTTCTCAACATATTTCCCATACGTAAAATAACCTATAATTAAAAGTGCGATACTTACAAGAAATGTAACCACATTGGGTTCCTCCCTTACTATATTTGTAATCGTTTTCATTATCATAGCAAGAGAACGCTTTCATAAGATGAATTTATGTTCAACATGTCGAAAATGAGTGTTAACATGTAAAAAAACCAGTCCAACGCACGACCGGTTTTATAACTCTAGTTGGTTCCTTAAGTTTTTTACATAGTTGCGGCTGACGGATAGCTTTTCCTTATGCCCTCTCAACTCAAGCTGATAGGCACCGTTGAACCATGGGATAAGTCGCTCAATGTAATCAAGATTAACGAGATAACTTTTATGAATTCGGAAAAATGAAAAAGGCGTAAGACGTGCCTCTACCTCTTTAAGCGGCCAATTCACTTCGTAGCTTCTGCTCTTCCCAACGACCTTCGTCACCCTTCCTTCCCTGTAAACATATAAAATGTCGTTAGGATCAAGATAACGGATATCGCCGTCTTCTTCTATTGCCAGCTTTGTCGGCGTCCAGGTCTTTCTTTGATACCCCTGGTCCATCAACTTCTTCTCCAGTCTCTCGATTGTGTGTGACAACTGCTCTTCATCAAAAGGCTTTAATAAATAATCAACCGCATTATGACGAAACGCCTCAACAGCGAAGTCAGAATAAGCGGTTGCAAATACAATTTCAGGTACCTTCTTTAACTCCTGAACAGACTTAGCTACTTCCATCCCATCCATTTTCGGCATCTCAACATCAAGAAATAACACATCAGGCTGCAGTTGAATCGTCTTCATTATTGCAACCTCACCAGAATCAGCTTCCCCTACAACCTCAACAGAAGGGTAATGTTCTATTAAAAAGATAAGCTCCTCACGGCTGAAACGTTCATCATCAACAACTATGGCACGAATACTCATGCAGAAACCTCCTCTCTTTTTTCATATAGAATAAAAGAAATTTCGGTTCCCTTTCCTGGTTCACTTGTAATGTGTAATGTCGAACGCTCCCCGTGCATATGCGCAAGACGCTTATTCACATTAAACAAACCGAGACCTGTCCCTTTTTCGGACTCTACCTCTTGATTTCCCAGTGTCTTCAATCGTGCTTGATCAATTCCGGTTCCGTTATCCATAATGGAAATCTTCACACCTTCTTCTACACTTTTAATGCGTATATGAATTTCACAATCTTCTTCCTGGTCCTTTATCCCATGCTTAATACAATTTTCCACTAAAGGCTGAAGTGTTAGCGGTGCAATTTTCATATCCAGCGCACGATCATCCACATCATATTTTACGTGAAGCCTATCGACAAACCGTGTCTCTTCAATGGTTAGATAGGACTTTACATGCTGGAGTTCTTCTTTAAGTGATGTCCACGTCTTCGTAGTTGCTCCAAGGTTTTGCCGAAAGAACTTGGACAAGGCAATCAGCAATGACCTTGCGCGATCAGGCTCCGTCCGCGTTAACGAAACAATTACATTTAATGAATTAAAGAGAAAATGCGGATTTACTTGAGCTTGGAGCGCTTTCACTTCAGCCTCTCGGGCCAATTCCTGTGCTTTCTCAGCTTCTGCAATTTCGAGCTGCTGACCAAGCAAGGCACTCAAGCCCTGTATCAATTCAAGCAGTACGTTCGATACGTCCTTCTCAGACCGCACATAAAACTTCAGCGTCCCGACGACCTCCCTCCTCCGTTTAAGCGGTGCAATCACAGCCGCTCCTAGCGGACAGTTTGGTTCACTACAATTGATATCTTCATAACGTGCTACAATGAGCTCGCCTGTATGAATCACATTTTTTGTCGCACGTGTCTGTATTACCTCACCTGCCTTGTGATGGTCATCTGCCTCTCCGACATGGGCAAGGATTTTCTCTTGATCCGTCATTGAAATCGCGCGGACACCTACCTCATCATAAATGATCTGACAGGCTTTTTGAGCGGAGTCCATCGTCAGACCTTTACGCAAATAGGAAACAGTGGATTCTGCCAGCCTGAGCGCTTTTTGCGCCTGAATCGCCCCCGCCTTTTCCTCCTCATTCAACACATTCCGAATAATAAGCAAGAACAAAGCTGATCCAACTCCATTCGCCATAATCATTGGCAAGCCAATCTCCTGAACAAGATCCCAGGCACGAGCAAATGGATTTGATAACATCAGAATAACCCCCATTTGGACCGTCTCAGCAAGTGC carries:
- a CDS encoding LytR/AlgR family response regulator transcription factor, which gives rise to MSIRAIVVDDERFSREELIFLIEHYPSVEVVGEADSGEVAIMKTIQLQPDVLFLDVEMPKMDGMEVAKSVQELKKVPEIVFATAYSDFAVEAFRHNAVDYLLKPFDEEQLSHTIERLEKKLMDQGYQRKTWTPTKLAIEEDGDIRYLDPNDILYVYREGRVTKVVGKSRSYEVNWPLKEVEARLTPFSFFRIHKSYLVNLDYIERLIPWFNGAYQLELRGHKEKLSVSRNYVKNLRNQLEL
- a CDS encoding sensor histidine kinase, with amino-acid sequence MFELLLPMLERLGIIVTVAFIVTRFRFFRELIDQKTLDRPQQYMAIVFFGLFGIIGTYTGITYDISSFEYSSWAINLGESEALANSRVIGVVAAGLFGGYRIGVGAGLIAGVHRISLGGFTGIACGISAVIAGLIAGLFHKKDQPLKLKTALMVGALAETVQMGVILMLSNPFARAWDLVQEIGLPMIMANGVGSALFLLIIRNVLNEEEKAGAIQAQKALRLAESTVSYLRKGLTMDSAQKACQIIYDEVGVRAISMTDQEKILAHVGEADDHHKAGEVIQTRATKNVIHTGELIVARYEDINCSEPNCPLGAAVIAPLKRRREVVGTLKFYVRSEKDVSNVLLELIQGLSALLGQQLEIAEAEKAQELAREAEVKALQAQVNPHFLFNSLNVIVSLTRTEPDRARSLLIALSKFFRQNLGATTKTWTSLKEELQHVKSYLTIEETRFVDRLHVKYDVDDRALDMKIAPLTLQPLVENCIKHGIKDQEEDCEIHIRIKSVEEGVKISIMDNGTGIDQARLKTLGNQEVESEKGTGLGLFNVNKRLAHMHGERSTLHITSEPGKGTEISFILYEKREEVSA